One part of the Triplophysa dalaica isolate WHDGS20190420 chromosome 25, ASM1584641v1, whole genome shotgun sequence genome encodes these proteins:
- the ptk2aa gene encoding protein tyrosine kinase 2aa isoform X9, protein MRVFESGGCWMALTAASDRQSVVYMEKRRCSPFPLCWAGEYDRHLAHSKGMATAYLEPNLNHTLGGGAKARLSAGTERAPGAPDRVLKVFHHFENNSERSTWSSNIRHGDATDVRGIIQKIVDIHKVKHVACFGLRLTHVPSGDIHWLHPDMGVSHVRETYEQNRPQDEWRYELRVRYLPKGFLNRFTEDKPTLNYFYQQVKNDYMLEMADQVEQEIALKLGCLEIRRFYREMRGNALDKKSNYELLEKDVGLRRFFPKSLLESVKAKTLRKQIQQTFKQFANLNDEQSILMFFEILTSVYRFDKECFRCALGSSWVISVDLAIGPEEGISYLTDKGSTPTHLANFTQVQSIQYSCVEERERKGVLQLDVAGAPEPLTISTSNFTTAENMADLIDGYCRLLSAVSQSFIIRPQKEGERALPSIPKVSNNEKRLEGIRAGVRAISVSADGSGDETDDYAEIIDEEDTYTMPSTQDYEIQRDRIELGRCIGEGQFGDVHQGVYISPENPSLSVAIKTCKNCTSDSVREKFLQEALTMRQFDHPHIVKLIGIITENPVWIIMELCTLGELRSFLQVRKYNLDLSTLILFAHQLSTALAYLESKRFVHRDIAARNVLVSSIDCVKLGDFGLSRYMEDSSYYKASKGKLPIKWMAPESINFRRFTSASDVWMFGVCMWEILMFGIKPFQGVKNNDVIGRIENGERLAMPPNCPPTLYSLMTKCWAYDPSKRPRFTELKTQLSTILEEEKVQQEERFRMEVRRQVTVSWDSGHSDEAPPKPSRPGYPSPRTSDGYYPSPQHQHNHYQVSGYPGTHVSGAAFPPQASVLDSQDTWNHHRQEIPVWSPNLEDGAALGRSQGHLMEETLIKQQQQMEEDQRWLEQEESFLKLESGNPRGSIEREDVPLQGSIGKQHVYQPVGKAADHVLPPKKPPRPGAAGHVTSLNPVENYNEGVKIQPQEISPPPTANLDRSNDKVYENVTGLVKAVIEMSSRIQPAPPEEYVPMVKDVGLALRTLLATVDETIPVLPASTHREIEMAQKLLNSDLAELIGKMRLAQQYVLTSLQQDYKKQMLTAAHALAVDAKNLLDVIDQARLKMLAHNRPL, encoded by the exons ATGCGGGTGTTTGAGAGCGGAGGGTGCTGGATGGCCCTCACAGCGGCTTCAGACAGACAGTCAGTCGTCTACATGGAGAAAAGACGATGTAGCCCTTTCCCCTTATGCTGGGCTGGAG AATATGACAGACACCTAGCACACAGCAAAGGCATGGCGACGGCATACCTGGAGCCCAACCTCAACCACACCCTGGGGGGCGGAGCCAAGGCTCGTCTCAGCGCAGGGACGGAGCGGGCACCCGGAGCACCTGACCGCGTCCTTAAGGTCTTCCATCATTTCGAGAACAACAGTGAACGCAGCACTTGGTCCAGCAACATCCGACATGGAGATGCAACAGATGTCAGG GGAATCATTCAGAAGATTGTGGACATTCATAAAGTCAAACACGTGGCTTGTTTCGGGCTGCGTCTCACTCACGTCCCGTCGGGCGACATCCACTGGCTCCACCCTGATATGGGCGTATCTCACGTGAGGGAGACGTACGAACAGAACCGCCCCCAGGATGAGTGGAG gtATGAATTGCGGGTTCGTTACCTGCCCAAGGGTTTCCTGAATCGGTTTACTGAAGACAAACCGACACTGAATTATTTTTACCAGCAG gtgAAGAATGACTACATGTTGGAGATGGCGGATCAGGTGGAGCAGGAGATCGCTCTGAAGTTAGGCTGTCTAGAGATCAG GAGATTCTACAGAGAAATGAGAGGAAACGCTCTGGATAAGAAATCCAACTATGAACTGTTAGA GAAAGATGTCGGTCTCAGGCGCTTCTTCCCCAAAAGTTTACTGGAGTCTGTAAAG GCCAAAACTCTGAGGAAACAGATCCAACAAACCTTCAAGCAGTTTGCCAACCTGAACGATGAGCAGAGCATTCTGATGTTTTTTGAGATCCTGACATCTGTGTACAGATTTGATAAGGAATGCTTCAGATGTGCTCTGGGG tccAGTTGGGTTATATCGGTGGATCTTGCTATAGGTCCAGAGGAGGGAATCAGTTACCTGACAGACAAGGGCTCAACC CCGACACATCTGGCTAACTTCACTCAGGTTCAGAGTATTCAATACTCgtgtgtggaggagagagagaggaagggcGTCCTACAGCTGGATGTGGCAGGAGCTCCTGag CCTCTCACCATCAGCACATCAAACTTCACCACCGCAGAGAACATGGCTGACCTCATCGACGGCTACTGTCGACTGCTCAGTGCCGTCAGCCAGTCCTTCATCATCAGACCTCAGAAAG AGGGTGAGAGAGCTCTTCCGTCCATTCCAAA AGTTAGCAACAATGAGAAGCGGCTTGAGGGAATTCGTGCAGGTGTTCGAGCTATCTCTGTGTCAG CAGATGGTAGTGGAGATG AAACAGACGACTACGCAGAGATCATCGATGAAGAAGACACCTACACTATGCCCTCTA CTCAGGACTATGAAATCCAGCGAGACAGGATCGAGCTGGGCCGGTGTATCGGCGAGGGACAGTTTGGAGACGTCCACCAGGGGGTCTACATCAGTCCG GAGAATCCATCTCTCTCCGTGGCCATAAAGACGTGTAAAAACTGCACATCAGACAGCGTACGTGAGAAGTTTCTGCAGGAGGCCT TGACAATGAGACAGTTTGATCATCCACACATCGTGAAGCTGATCGGAATAATCACAGAAAATCCCGTCTGGATCATTATGGAGCTGTGTACACTCGGAGAG ttGAGGTCGTTCCTACAAGTGAGAAAGTACAACCTGGATCTGTCCACACTGATTCTGTTCGCCCACCAGCTGAGCACAGCGCTGGCGTACCTGGAGAGCAAACGCTTCGTACACAG GGACATCGCTGCCAGAAATGTGTTGGTGTCTTCCATAGATTGTGTGAAACTGGGTGACTTTGGTCTGTCCAGATACATGGAGGACAGTTCTTATTACAAAG CTTCTAAAGGGAAACTGCCCATCAAATGGATGGCTCCTGAATCCATAAACTTCCGTCGGTTCACCTCAGCCAGTGACGTCTGGATGTTTG gtgtgtgtatgtgggagATTCTCATGTTTGGAATAAAGCCCTTCCAGGGCGTGAAGAATAACGATGTCATCGGGCGGATAGAGAACGGCGAGAGGCTGGCGATGCCCCCCAACTGCCCCCCCACCCTCTACAGCCTGATGACCAAATGTTGGGCGTACGACCCCAGCAAACGTCCTCGATTCACAGAGCTCAAAACACAACTCAG CACTATCTTAGAAGAGGAGAAGGTCCAGCAGGAGGAGAGGTTTCGTATGGAGGTGAGGAGACAGGTGACGGTGTCGTGGGATTCTGGTCATTCAGACGAGGCTCCTCCGAAG CCCAGCAGACCTGGTTACCCGAGCCCTCGCACCAGTGATGGATATTACCCCAGTCCACAACATCAGCACAACCATTACCAG GTATCTGGATATCCGGGCACACACGTGTCAGGTGCAGCGTTTCCTCCTCAAGCCTCTGTACTGGATTCTCAGGACACCTGGAATCATCACAGACAAGAGATTCCCGTCTGGTCCCCAAACCTGGAG GATGGGGCGGCTCTGGGGCGGAGTCAAGGTCACCTGATGGAGGAAACTCTCATCAAACAACAGCAACAGATGGAAGAAGACCAGAGATGGTTAGAGCAGGAGGAGAGTTTCCTG AAACTGGAGTCGGGGAACCCGAGGGGCAGCATCGAGCGTGAGGATGTTCCTCTCCAGGGGTCG ataGGAAAGCAGCACGTTTACCAGCCGGTGGGTAAAGCAG CAGATCATGTGCTGCCTCCAAAGAAACCTCCTCGTCCAGGAGCTGCGGGTCATGTGACCAGTCTGAACCCAGTGGAGAATTATAATGAGGGTGTAAAG aTTCAGCCTCAGGAAATCAGTCCACCGCCGACAGCCAACCTGGACCGATCTAATGATAAAGTTTATGAGAACGTGACGGGGCTTGTGAAAGCTGTTATTGAGATGTCCAGCAGAATCCAGCCGGCACCTCCTGAAGAATACGTCCCCATGGTGAag GATGTTGGTTTGGCTCTCAGAACGTTACTGGCCACAGTGGACGAGACCATACCAGTGTTACCTGCCAGCACACACAGAGAG atcgAGATGGCACAGAAGCTTCTGAACTCTGATCTGGCTGAACTCATCGGTAAGATGCGTCTGGCGCAGCAGTACGTCCTCACCAGTCTACAGCAAGACTACAAGAAACAGATGCTTACGGCCGCACACGCGCTCGCTGTGGACGCCAAGAACCTGCTGGACGTCATCGATCAAGCTCGTCTGAAGATGTTGGCTCACAACCGGCCGCTCTAG
- the ptk2aa gene encoding protein tyrosine kinase 2aa isoform X15, with protein sequence MRVFESGGCWMALTAASDRQSVVYMEKRRCSPFPLCWAGEYDRHLAHSKGMATAYLEPNLNHTLGGGAKARLSAGTERAPGAPDRVLKVFHHFENNSERSTWSSNIRHGDATDVRGIIQKIVDIHKVKHVACFGLRLTHVPSGDIHWLHPDMGVSHVRETYEQNRPQDEWRYELRVRYLPKGFLNRFTEDKPTLNYFYQQVKNDYMLEMADQVEQEIALKLGCLEIRRFYREMRGNALDKKSNYELLEKDVGLRRFFPKSLLESVKAKTLRKQIQQTFKQFANLNDEQSILMFFEILTSVYRFDKECFRCALGSSWVISVDLAIGPEEGISYLTDKGSTPTHLANFTQVQSIQYSCVEERERKGVLQLDVAGAPEPLTISTSNFTTAENMADLIDGYCRLLSAVSQSFIIRPQKEGERALPSIPKVSNNEKRLEGIRAGVRAISVSADGSGDETDDYAEIIDEEDTYTMPSTEVYGLGAAQDYEIQRDRIELGRCIGEGQFGDVHQGVYISPENPSLSVAIKTCKNCTSDSVREKFLQEALTMRQFDHPHIVKLIGIITENPVWIIMELCTLGELRSFLQVRKYNLDLSTLILFAHQLSTALAYLESKRFVHRDIAARNVLVSSIDCVKLGDFGLSRYMEDSSYYKASKGKLPIKWMAPESINFRRFTSASDVWMFGVCMWEILMFGIKPFQGVKNNDVIGRIENGERLAMPPNCPPTLYSLMTKCWAYDPSKRPRFTELKTQLSTILEEEKVQQEERFRMEVRRQVTVSWDSGHSDEAPPKPSRPGYPSPRTSDGYYPSPQHQHNHYQVSGYPGTHVSGAAFPPQASVLDSQDTWNHHRQEIPVWSPNLEDGAALGRSQGHLMEETLIKQQQQMEEDQRWLEQEESFLKLESGNPRGSIEREDVPLQGSIGKQHVYQPVGKADHVLPPKKPPRPGAAGHVTSLNPVENYNEGVKIQPQEISPPPTANLDRSNDKVYENVTGLVKAVIEMSSRIQPAPPEEYVPMVKDVGLALRTLLATVDETIPVLPASTHREIEMAQKLLNSDLAELIGKMRLAQQYVLTSLQQDYKKQMLTAAHALAVDAKNLLDVIDQARLKMLAHNRPL encoded by the exons ATGCGGGTGTTTGAGAGCGGAGGGTGCTGGATGGCCCTCACAGCGGCTTCAGACAGACAGTCAGTCGTCTACATGGAGAAAAGACGATGTAGCCCTTTCCCCTTATGCTGGGCTGGAG AATATGACAGACACCTAGCACACAGCAAAGGCATGGCGACGGCATACCTGGAGCCCAACCTCAACCACACCCTGGGGGGCGGAGCCAAGGCTCGTCTCAGCGCAGGGACGGAGCGGGCACCCGGAGCACCTGACCGCGTCCTTAAGGTCTTCCATCATTTCGAGAACAACAGTGAACGCAGCACTTGGTCCAGCAACATCCGACATGGAGATGCAACAGATGTCAGG GGAATCATTCAGAAGATTGTGGACATTCATAAAGTCAAACACGTGGCTTGTTTCGGGCTGCGTCTCACTCACGTCCCGTCGGGCGACATCCACTGGCTCCACCCTGATATGGGCGTATCTCACGTGAGGGAGACGTACGAACAGAACCGCCCCCAGGATGAGTGGAG gtATGAATTGCGGGTTCGTTACCTGCCCAAGGGTTTCCTGAATCGGTTTACTGAAGACAAACCGACACTGAATTATTTTTACCAGCAG gtgAAGAATGACTACATGTTGGAGATGGCGGATCAGGTGGAGCAGGAGATCGCTCTGAAGTTAGGCTGTCTAGAGATCAG GAGATTCTACAGAGAAATGAGAGGAAACGCTCTGGATAAGAAATCCAACTATGAACTGTTAGA GAAAGATGTCGGTCTCAGGCGCTTCTTCCCCAAAAGTTTACTGGAGTCTGTAAAG GCCAAAACTCTGAGGAAACAGATCCAACAAACCTTCAAGCAGTTTGCCAACCTGAACGATGAGCAGAGCATTCTGATGTTTTTTGAGATCCTGACATCTGTGTACAGATTTGATAAGGAATGCTTCAGATGTGCTCTGGGG tccAGTTGGGTTATATCGGTGGATCTTGCTATAGGTCCAGAGGAGGGAATCAGTTACCTGACAGACAAGGGCTCAACC CCGACACATCTGGCTAACTTCACTCAGGTTCAGAGTATTCAATACTCgtgtgtggaggagagagagaggaagggcGTCCTACAGCTGGATGTGGCAGGAGCTCCTGag CCTCTCACCATCAGCACATCAAACTTCACCACCGCAGAGAACATGGCTGACCTCATCGACGGCTACTGTCGACTGCTCAGTGCCGTCAGCCAGTCCTTCATCATCAGACCTCAGAAAG AGGGTGAGAGAGCTCTTCCGTCCATTCCAAA AGTTAGCAACAATGAGAAGCGGCTTGAGGGAATTCGTGCAGGTGTTCGAGCTATCTCTGTGTCAG CAGATGGTAGTGGAGATG AAACAGACGACTACGCAGAGATCATCGATGAAGAAGACACCTACACTATGCCCTCTA CTGAGGTCTATGGATTAGGCGCAG CTCAGGACTATGAAATCCAGCGAGACAGGATCGAGCTGGGCCGGTGTATCGGCGAGGGACAGTTTGGAGACGTCCACCAGGGGGTCTACATCAGTCCG GAGAATCCATCTCTCTCCGTGGCCATAAAGACGTGTAAAAACTGCACATCAGACAGCGTACGTGAGAAGTTTCTGCAGGAGGCCT TGACAATGAGACAGTTTGATCATCCACACATCGTGAAGCTGATCGGAATAATCACAGAAAATCCCGTCTGGATCATTATGGAGCTGTGTACACTCGGAGAG ttGAGGTCGTTCCTACAAGTGAGAAAGTACAACCTGGATCTGTCCACACTGATTCTGTTCGCCCACCAGCTGAGCACAGCGCTGGCGTACCTGGAGAGCAAACGCTTCGTACACAG GGACATCGCTGCCAGAAATGTGTTGGTGTCTTCCATAGATTGTGTGAAACTGGGTGACTTTGGTCTGTCCAGATACATGGAGGACAGTTCTTATTACAAAG CTTCTAAAGGGAAACTGCCCATCAAATGGATGGCTCCTGAATCCATAAACTTCCGTCGGTTCACCTCAGCCAGTGACGTCTGGATGTTTG gtgtgtgtatgtgggagATTCTCATGTTTGGAATAAAGCCCTTCCAGGGCGTGAAGAATAACGATGTCATCGGGCGGATAGAGAACGGCGAGAGGCTGGCGATGCCCCCCAACTGCCCCCCCACCCTCTACAGCCTGATGACCAAATGTTGGGCGTACGACCCCAGCAAACGTCCTCGATTCACAGAGCTCAAAACACAACTCAG CACTATCTTAGAAGAGGAGAAGGTCCAGCAGGAGGAGAGGTTTCGTATGGAGGTGAGGAGACAGGTGACGGTGTCGTGGGATTCTGGTCATTCAGACGAGGCTCCTCCGAAG CCCAGCAGACCTGGTTACCCGAGCCCTCGCACCAGTGATGGATATTACCCCAGTCCACAACATCAGCACAACCATTACCAG GTATCTGGATATCCGGGCACACACGTGTCAGGTGCAGCGTTTCCTCCTCAAGCCTCTGTACTGGATTCTCAGGACACCTGGAATCATCACAGACAAGAGATTCCCGTCTGGTCCCCAAACCTGGAG GATGGGGCGGCTCTGGGGCGGAGTCAAGGTCACCTGATGGAGGAAACTCTCATCAAACAACAGCAACAGATGGAAGAAGACCAGAGATGGTTAGAGCAGGAGGAGAGTTTCCTG AAACTGGAGTCGGGGAACCCGAGGGGCAGCATCGAGCGTGAGGATGTTCCTCTCCAGGGGTCG ataGGAAAGCAGCACGTTTACCAGCCGGTGGGTAAAGCAG ATCATGTGCTGCCTCCAAAGAAACCTCCTCGTCCAGGAGCTGCGGGTCATGTGACCAGTCTGAACCCAGTGGAGAATTATAATGAGGGTGTAAAG aTTCAGCCTCAGGAAATCAGTCCACCGCCGACAGCCAACCTGGACCGATCTAATGATAAAGTTTATGAGAACGTGACGGGGCTTGTGAAAGCTGTTATTGAGATGTCCAGCAGAATCCAGCCGGCACCTCCTGAAGAATACGTCCCCATGGTGAag GATGTTGGTTTGGCTCTCAGAACGTTACTGGCCACAGTGGACGAGACCATACCAGTGTTACCTGCCAGCACACACAGAGAG atcgAGATGGCACAGAAGCTTCTGAACTCTGATCTGGCTGAACTCATCGGTAAGATGCGTCTGGCGCAGCAGTACGTCCTCACCAGTCTACAGCAAGACTACAAGAAACAGATGCTTACGGCCGCACACGCGCTCGCTGTGGACGCCAAGAACCTGCTGGACGTCATCGATCAAGCTCGTCTGAAGATGTTGGCTCACAACCGGCCGCTCTAG
- the ptk2aa gene encoding protein tyrosine kinase 2aa isoform X14, whose amino-acid sequence MRVFESGGCWMALTAASDRQSVVYMEKRRCSPFPLCWAGEYDRHLAHSKGMATAYLEPNLNHTLGGGAKARLSAGTERAPGAPDRVLKVFHHFENNSERSTWSSNIRHGDATDVRGIIQKIVDIHKVKHVACFGLRLTHVPSGDIHWLHPDMGVSHVRETYEQNRPQDEWRYELRVRYLPKGFLNRFTEDKPTLNYFYQQVKNDYMLEMADQVEQEIALKLGCLEIRRFYREMRGNALDKKSNYELLEKDVGLRRFFPKSLLESVKAKTLRKQIQQTFKQFANLNDEQSILMFFEILTSVYRFDKECFRCALGSSWVISVDLAIGPEEGISYLTDKGSTPTHLANFTQVQSIQYSCVEERERKGVLQLDVAGAPEPLTISTSNFTTAENMADLIDGYCRLLSAVSQSFIIRPQKEGERALPSIPKVSNNEKRLEGIRAGVRAISVSDSELQTPIRSTKARRFLLPFVLCSHESPPQADGSGDETDDYAEIIDEEDTYTMPSTQDYEIQRDRIELGRCIGEGQFGDVHQGVYISPENPSLSVAIKTCKNCTSDSVREKFLQEALTMRQFDHPHIVKLIGIITENPVWIIMELCTLGELRSFLQVRKYNLDLSTLILFAHQLSTALAYLESKRFVHRDIAARNVLVSSIDCVKLGDFGLSRYMEDSSYYKASKGKLPIKWMAPESINFRRFTSASDVWMFGVCMWEILMFGIKPFQGVKNNDVIGRIENGERLAMPPNCPPTLYSLMTKCWAYDPSKRPRFTELKTQLSTILEEEKVQQEERFRMEVRRQVTVSWDSGHSDEAPPKPSRPGYPSPRTSDGYYPSPQHQHNHYQVSGYPGTHVSGAAFPPQASVLDSQDTWNHHRQEIPVWSPNLEDGAALGRSQGHLMEETLIKQQQQMEEDQRWLEQEESFLKLESGNPRGSIEREDVPLQGSIGKQHVYQPVGKADHVLPPKKPPRPGAAGHVTSLNPVENYNEGVKIQPQEISPPPTANLDRSNDKVYENVTGLVKAVIEMSSRIQPAPPEEYVPMVKDVGLALRTLLATVDETIPVLPASTHREIEMAQKLLNSDLAELIGKMRLAQQYVLTSLQQDYKKQMLTAAHALAVDAKNLLDVIDQARLKMLAHNRPL is encoded by the exons ATGCGGGTGTTTGAGAGCGGAGGGTGCTGGATGGCCCTCACAGCGGCTTCAGACAGACAGTCAGTCGTCTACATGGAGAAAAGACGATGTAGCCCTTTCCCCTTATGCTGGGCTGGAG AATATGACAGACACCTAGCACACAGCAAAGGCATGGCGACGGCATACCTGGAGCCCAACCTCAACCACACCCTGGGGGGCGGAGCCAAGGCTCGTCTCAGCGCAGGGACGGAGCGGGCACCCGGAGCACCTGACCGCGTCCTTAAGGTCTTCCATCATTTCGAGAACAACAGTGAACGCAGCACTTGGTCCAGCAACATCCGACATGGAGATGCAACAGATGTCAGG GGAATCATTCAGAAGATTGTGGACATTCATAAAGTCAAACACGTGGCTTGTTTCGGGCTGCGTCTCACTCACGTCCCGTCGGGCGACATCCACTGGCTCCACCCTGATATGGGCGTATCTCACGTGAGGGAGACGTACGAACAGAACCGCCCCCAGGATGAGTGGAG gtATGAATTGCGGGTTCGTTACCTGCCCAAGGGTTTCCTGAATCGGTTTACTGAAGACAAACCGACACTGAATTATTTTTACCAGCAG gtgAAGAATGACTACATGTTGGAGATGGCGGATCAGGTGGAGCAGGAGATCGCTCTGAAGTTAGGCTGTCTAGAGATCAG GAGATTCTACAGAGAAATGAGAGGAAACGCTCTGGATAAGAAATCCAACTATGAACTGTTAGA GAAAGATGTCGGTCTCAGGCGCTTCTTCCCCAAAAGTTTACTGGAGTCTGTAAAG GCCAAAACTCTGAGGAAACAGATCCAACAAACCTTCAAGCAGTTTGCCAACCTGAACGATGAGCAGAGCATTCTGATGTTTTTTGAGATCCTGACATCTGTGTACAGATTTGATAAGGAATGCTTCAGATGTGCTCTGGGG tccAGTTGGGTTATATCGGTGGATCTTGCTATAGGTCCAGAGGAGGGAATCAGTTACCTGACAGACAAGGGCTCAACC CCGACACATCTGGCTAACTTCACTCAGGTTCAGAGTATTCAATACTCgtgtgtggaggagagagagaggaagggcGTCCTACAGCTGGATGTGGCAGGAGCTCCTGag CCTCTCACCATCAGCACATCAAACTTCACCACCGCAGAGAACATGGCTGACCTCATCGACGGCTACTGTCGACTGCTCAGTGCCGTCAGCCAGTCCTTCATCATCAGACCTCAGAAAG AGGGTGAGAGAGCTCTTCCGTCCATTCCAAA AGTTAGCAACAATGAGAAGCGGCTTGAGGGAATTCGTGCAGGTGTTCGAGCTATCTCTGTGTCAG ACTCTGAGCTTCAGACGCCCATCAGATCTACTAAAGCCCGACGCTTTCTCCTGCCGTTTGTTCTGTGTTCCCACGAGTCTCCTCCTCAGG CAGATGGTAGTGGAGATG AAACAGACGACTACGCAGAGATCATCGATGAAGAAGACACCTACACTATGCCCTCTA CTCAGGACTATGAAATCCAGCGAGACAGGATCGAGCTGGGCCGGTGTATCGGCGAGGGACAGTTTGGAGACGTCCACCAGGGGGTCTACATCAGTCCG GAGAATCCATCTCTCTCCGTGGCCATAAAGACGTGTAAAAACTGCACATCAGACAGCGTACGTGAGAAGTTTCTGCAGGAGGCCT TGACAATGAGACAGTTTGATCATCCACACATCGTGAAGCTGATCGGAATAATCACAGAAAATCCCGTCTGGATCATTATGGAGCTGTGTACACTCGGAGAG ttGAGGTCGTTCCTACAAGTGAGAAAGTACAACCTGGATCTGTCCACACTGATTCTGTTCGCCCACCAGCTGAGCACAGCGCTGGCGTACCTGGAGAGCAAACGCTTCGTACACAG GGACATCGCTGCCAGAAATGTGTTGGTGTCTTCCATAGATTGTGTGAAACTGGGTGACTTTGGTCTGTCCAGATACATGGAGGACAGTTCTTATTACAAAG CTTCTAAAGGGAAACTGCCCATCAAATGGATGGCTCCTGAATCCATAAACTTCCGTCGGTTCACCTCAGCCAGTGACGTCTGGATGTTTG gtgtgtgtatgtgggagATTCTCATGTTTGGAATAAAGCCCTTCCAGGGCGTGAAGAATAACGATGTCATCGGGCGGATAGAGAACGGCGAGAGGCTGGCGATGCCCCCCAACTGCCCCCCCACCCTCTACAGCCTGATGACCAAATGTTGGGCGTACGACCCCAGCAAACGTCCTCGATTCACAGAGCTCAAAACACAACTCAG CACTATCTTAGAAGAGGAGAAGGTCCAGCAGGAGGAGAGGTTTCGTATGGAGGTGAGGAGACAGGTGACGGTGTCGTGGGATTCTGGTCATTCAGACGAGGCTCCTCCGAAG CCCAGCAGACCTGGTTACCCGAGCCCTCGCACCAGTGATGGATATTACCCCAGTCCACAACATCAGCACAACCATTACCAG GTATCTGGATATCCGGGCACACACGTGTCAGGTGCAGCGTTTCCTCCTCAAGCCTCTGTACTGGATTCTCAGGACACCTGGAATCATCACAGACAAGAGATTCCCGTCTGGTCCCCAAACCTGGAG GATGGGGCGGCTCTGGGGCGGAGTCAAGGTCACCTGATGGAGGAAACTCTCATCAAACAACAGCAACAGATGGAAGAAGACCAGAGATGGTTAGAGCAGGAGGAGAGTTTCCTG AAACTGGAGTCGGGGAACCCGAGGGGCAGCATCGAGCGTGAGGATGTTCCTCTCCAGGGGTCG ataGGAAAGCAGCACGTTTACCAGCCGGTGGGTAAAGCAG ATCATGTGCTGCCTCCAAAGAAACCTCCTCGTCCAGGAGCTGCGGGTCATGTGACCAGTCTGAACCCAGTGGAGAATTATAATGAGGGTGTAAAG aTTCAGCCTCAGGAAATCAGTCCACCGCCGACAGCCAACCTGGACCGATCTAATGATAAAGTTTATGAGAACGTGACGGGGCTTGTGAAAGCTGTTATTGAGATGTCCAGCAGAATCCAGCCGGCACCTCCTGAAGAATACGTCCCCATGGTGAag GATGTTGGTTTGGCTCTCAGAACGTTACTGGCCACAGTGGACGAGACCATACCAGTGTTACCTGCCAGCACACACAGAGAG atcgAGATGGCACAGAAGCTTCTGAACTCTGATCTGGCTGAACTCATCGGTAAGATGCGTCTGGCGCAGCAGTACGTCCTCACCAGTCTACAGCAAGACTACAAGAAACAGATGCTTACGGCCGCACACGCGCTCGCTGTGGACGCCAAGAACCTGCTGGACGTCATCGATCAAGCTCGTCTGAAGATGTTGGCTCACAACCGGCCGCTCTAG